TCGGCGGCGGAGACGACGGACTTCACCCCGGCGAGCATCGGGACGAAGTCGTGGCCCGTGCCACCGGCGTCGGCGTTGGCACGGCGGATGACGGAGTCGTGGGGCAGTACGTCCCCGGAGGCGACGAGCGTGAATCCGCGCCCCGGCCCCGTGCCGCCCGCCGCCGAGGCGCCGCCGGCCCTGCCGCCCGGACCGTCCCGGGCCGGGTCCGTGCCGCTGGGCGGGGCGCAGCCCGCGGCCGTGCCGAGGAGGAGAGCCGCGGCGGCCATCGCTCCGTGTCGCATGCGTGTCGTCATGGGTCGGGCTCCTTGAGGGACGAGGAAGACGACCAAGCGGTCACCGCATGCATATCTTCATATTTATGTGATTAATACTCCGAAGGGAGTGAAGTACCTGAAATGGACGAAAGGGATCGGCCGAACCGTTCACCGCACCACTCGCCGCGCGGAGCGACCGCTCGTCGCAGACACGTGTGAGCCGTCTGTCCCCCGGCGCCCCGGATGGGTTCGGATACGCCAACGGCAACGGGGCCGACGCCGACGCCGGCGACCTCCGCGAGAAGGGACGTTCACGATGACCACCGCCACGGCCACGGCGACGACCGACGAGCGGGCGCTGACGGAGTTGCAGCGCGACCACGGCCCCGCGCTCTTCCACTTCCTGCTCGGGCTGACCTACGGCGACCGGCAGCGCGCCGAGGATCTGCTCCAGGAGACACTCGTCCGCGCCTGGCAGCACCCCGAGGCGTTCGAGGGCCCCTACGAGTCCATGCGGCCCTGGCTTTTCACCGTGGGCCGCCGGCTGGCCATCGACGCCCGCCGCTCACGGCTCGCCCGGCCGGCCGAGGTCAGCGACGGCATCCTGGCGGGCACCCCCGACCCGCACGACATCACCGAGACCTCCGCCGCCGTGCTGGACGTGCGCGAGGCGGTGCGGTCGCTGAGCCCGGAGCACCGCGCCGTACTCGCCCAGATCTACTTCAAGGGGCTGAGCGTGGTCGAGGCCGCGCACGCGCTCGGCATACCCACCGGCACCGTCAAGTCCCGTTCCTTCTACGCCCTGCGCGCCCTCGGCCGCTCCCTGCCGGGCTACCACAGGTCGCCCTCGTCGAGGAGCGCGAGGAGCGCGGCGCCGTCGGCCACCTCGGCATAGGCGGCGGCGCACCGCGCGCAGCCGTCCAGATGCCCGGCGATCAGCCGGTCCTCCTCGGGTGTGAGTGCGCCCAGCGCGTACGCACCGAGCCGGGACCGCACATGGGGGTCACCGCCGGCCTCACCCGTCACCATCGCCTCCGGTCCGCTGTCCGATCCCGCACTTCTGGCCACGCTGGGCACCGGCCGCCGGTTCAATGCTCCGTGAAGCAGCGTCCACGGAGAAGAAGGGAAGGCGCGAAACCATGCGTCCGGAACGTCATGACGAAGGCGGTGGCGGCGGTCTGCTCGTCCCCATGGCATGGATGTACGCGGAGTACGTCGCCGACGAACTCCTGCGCACGGGCGACCTGATGCCGCCCACCACACTGGAGTACCGGGCGGGCCGCGACGCCCTCGCGCTGACCATATTCCTCTCCGACGGGCCGGTCGGCGAAGGGGGCGGCGGAGCGCGGATGGCGCGCTGGCGGACCCTGACCGCGTACGGCACCGGTTGGCGTGAATGGGTCTGTCACCAGCTCGACCTGCTGGAGACACGCGTCTGCCAGGCGGAACGGTCCGGCGCCGGCCGCCCCGATCCGGATCTGGAGCTGGCCCTGGCCGCCTGGCGGTGGCTGGAGGAGACCGAACTGCTGGCGCCCGACCTCGACGCGGTGGGGCCGCCCGGCGGCGATCCCCCGGGGCCGGACGGCGGCGGGGGCGGACCGCACGAGGAGCGGGGACCCCAGGTCTGGACGCCGGCGTGGCAGCTCGGGCTGCCGCTCGGGCATCTGGCGATCGCGCTGTTCTGACCCGTTTCGGGGGCGACCCGCGCCGGCGCCCTCAGCTGCCGTGCACACCCGCGCGGTACTTGGGGATCCGTACCGTGATCCGCATCCCCGCCCCCACCCCCGTCTCGATGACGAGCCCGTAGTCGTCCCCGTAGACCTGGCGCAGCCGCTCGTCCACGTTGAGCAGTCCGATGCCCGTGGACGGACCGCCGTCGCCGCGCAGGATCTCGCGCAGCCGCTCCGGGTCCATCCCCACCCCGTCGTCCTCGATCACGACCTCCGCCTCCGCGCCCGCGTCGAGCGCGCTGATGGTGATGCGGCTCATCGTGATCCGGCCTTCGAGGCCGTGCTTGACGGCGTTCTCGACCAGCGGCTGGAGACAGAGGAACGGCATGGCGACCGGCAGCACCTCGGGCGCGACCTGGAGGGTGACCGACAGACGTTCGCCGAAACGCGCCCGGACGAGCGCCAAGTACTGGTCGATGGAGTGCAGTTCGTCGGCGAGCGTGGTGAAGTCGCCGTGTCTGCGGAACGAGTAGCGGGTGAAGTCGGCGAATTCCAGGAGCAGTTCGCGGGCCCGCTCGGGGTCGGTGCGGACGAACGAGGCGATGGCGGCCAGCGAGTTGAAGATGAAGTGCGGGGATATCTGGGCCCGCAGTGCCTTGATCTCCGCCTCGATCAACTGGGTGCGGGAGCGGTCGAGTTCGGCGAGTTCGAGCTGGACGCAGACCCAGCGGGCGACCTCGCCGGCGGCCCGCGCGAGGACGGCGGACTCCCGGGGGGCGTACGCGACGAGCGTGCCGAGCACCCGGTGGTCGACGGTCAGCGGCACGGCGACGCCCCAGCGCAGCGGGCAGTCCAGATCGCCGCAGCCGCTCGCGAAGGCGGTGTCCCGGCCGCTGGCCAGCAGGGGCTTCACATGGTCCATCACATGCTTGGCGTGGTGCGCGCCGAGGCCGTCCCAGACGAGCACCCGGTCCCGGTCGGTGAGGCAGAGCGCGTCGGTGCCCAGCAGGGAGCGCAGCCGGCGGGCGGCCTTGCCCGCGCTCTCCTCGGTGAGTCCGGCGCGCAGCGGCGGCGCGGCGAGCGAGGCGGTGTGCAGGGTCTCGAAGGTGGCGTGCTCGACGGGTGTGCCGACGTCGCTGGTGCGGTCGGGGCGGGCGCGCCCGGTGCGCAGCCCGAGCAGATAGCCCCCGGCGAGCGGCAGCAGGGCGAGCACGGTCAGAAGCGCGAGGGCGGCACCGCTCATCGGGAGCCTCCCCGGGCGCGGGGGGTCAGGTCCTCGGGGAGGTGGAAGCGGGTCATGGCGGCTCTGGTCCCTTGCGGTATGCGTGAGCGGGTGGCCAGCGAGACCAGGATCATGGCGAGGAATCCCACGGGAACGGACCAGACGGCGGGCCAGGCGAGCAGGGCGTGCGGCCAGCCCGTCCGTACGGCGCCGCTGACCGTGATCCCGATGGCCACCAGTGCCGAGCCGCCGCCGAGCAGCAGTCCGGCGATCGCGCCGGGCGGGGTGAGGCGCCGCCACCAGATCCCGAGTACGAGCAGCGGGCAGAACGAGGACGCGGAGACGGCGAAGGCCATGGCCACGGCGTCCGCGACGGGCATGCCGCTGACCGTGAGCGAGCCGCCGAGCGGGACGAGGATCGCGAGGACTGTGGCCAGCCGGAAGTGCCGTACGCCGCGTGCGGGCAGCACGTCCTGGGTGAGTACCCCGGCGACGGCCATGGTCAGGCCGGAGGCGGTGGAGAGGAACGCGGCGAACGCGCCGCCCGCGACGAGCGCGCCGAGCAGGTCGCCCGCCGTGCCGCCGATCACCAGGTCGGGCAGGAGCAGTACGGCGGCGTCGGCGTCCGGGCCGAGCGCGGGCCCGGGGGCGTACAGCCGCCCGAGCGCGCCGTAGACGGGGGGCAGCAGGTAGAAGCCGCCGATCAGGGCGAGGACGCCGACGGTGGTGCGGCGGGCGGCGCGGCCGTTGGGGCTGGTGTAGAAGCGGACGACGACGTGCGGCAGTCCCATCGTGCCGAGGAAGGTGGCGACGATCAGTCCGTATGTGGCGTACAGCGGGTGGTCCGCGCGGCTCGACATCTCGGTGAGGTCGAAGTCGATCGGGGGCCGTCCGTCGCCCTGCCAGGCCAGCAGCAGGAAGATCGCGGGGACGAGGAGGGCGGTGAGCTTGAGCCAGTACTGGAACGCCTGGACGAAGGTGATGCTGCGCATGCCGCCCGCCGCGACGGCCACCACCACGACGACGGCGACGAGGACGGCGCCGAACCAGTTGGGCGCGCCGGTCAGGATCTCCAGGGTCAGCCCCGCGCCCTGGAGCTGGGGCACCAGATAGAGCCAGCCCGCGCCGACGACGAGCGCGCTGACCACGCGCCGGGCGGGGCGGGACTCCAGGCGTCCCTCGGCGAAGTCGGGGAGGGTGTAGGCGCCGGAGCGGCGCAGCGGGGCGGCGACGAAGAGGAGCAGGACCAGGTAGCCGGCGGTGTAGCCGACCGGGTACCAGAGCATGTCGGGGCCGTGCAGCAGGAGCAGTCCGGCGATGCCGAGGAAGGAGGCGGCGGAGAGGTATTCGCCGCTGATGGCGGCGGCGTTGAGGCCGGGCCGTACGGTGCGCGAGGCCACGTAGAAGTCGGAGGTGGTGCGGGAGATGCGCAGGCCGAAGCCGCCCACGAGGACGGTGGCGACCATGACGACGGCGACGGCCGTCACCGTCCAGCTCTGGTTCACGGCAGTGGCCGGCCCTTCACGAGCCGGGCGAAGTCCCGCTCGTTGCGCTCGGCGCGGCGTACGTACCACCAGGCCAGCAGGGTCAGCAGCGGGTAGGCGGCGACGCCGAGCACCACCCAGACGACGGTGGGGTCGCGCAGTGCGGCGAAGGCCAGCGGAAGGGTGGCGACGACGGTGGCGAGCAGGGCGAACGCGGTGAGTCCGGCACGGAGCTGGCCGCGCATGAGGGAGCGGACGTAGGCGTCGCCGAGGGCGGTCTGTTCGTCGATCTCGGCCTGGGGGCGGTAGCGGGGCAGGGGGCGGACGCGACGGGGTGCGCCGGTGACGACCTCCCGTCTGGGGAGCTTGGGGGCGGAGTCCGCGGTCATCTCTCTTGTCCCCCGTGTGCCCGGTGCCGCCGTGTCGCGTGCCAGGGCCGGAGTGTAGGCAGACGGCCCGGGCGGAGGGAAGCCCCGGCGCGTCTCGGTCCGGCCGGTGAAGGGCCTGGTCAGCGGCCGGGCAGCCGCATGAGCAGATCGCGTACGGCCCTGGCGTGGCGGCGGCTGACGGCGAGTTCGGCGTCGCCGACGCGCACGCTCATGGCGCCCGCGTCGAGGCGCAGTTCGTCGATGCGGGCGAGCGCGACGAGATGGCGGCGGTGGATGCGTACGAAACCCCGGGAGCGCCAGCGCTCCTCCAGGGTGGTGAGCGGAATCCGTACCAGATGGCTGCCGGTGTCGGTGTGCAGTCTGGCGTAGTCGCCCTGGGCCTCGGCGTAGACGATGTCGGCGACGGGGACGAAGCGGGTCACACCGCCGAGTTCGACGGGGATCTGGTCGGCGGAGGTGTCCACGACGGGGCCCCGTTCCCCGGCGAGTTCGGCGACCCGCCGGACGGCTTCGGCGAGCCGTTCCCGGCGGACGGGCTTGAGCACGTAGTCGACGGCCTTGAGGTCGAACGCGTGGACGGCGAAGCCCTCGTGGGCGGTGACGAAGACGATCAGCGGGGGTTCGGCGAATCCGGCGAGCAGCCGGGCGACGTCGAGCCCGGTCAGGCCCGCCATGTGGATGTCGAGGAAGACGACGTCGACGGCGGCCGGGTCGTCCGGGCCCGCGTCGAGGGCGGCGCCGATCCGGCGCAGCGCCTCGGTGGCGCTCGTGGCGCCCTCGGCGCTGCGGACGCGCGGGTCGGCGCGCAGGAGGTAGAGGAGTTCTTCGAGGGCGGGTTGTTCGTCGTCCACGGCCAGTACGCGCAGCATGACCGGGAAGTTTAGGGGGTGCGCGGGTGAGCGGACCCGGATCGGGTCACGGACGGATATCGGCCTGAGTGATTTGCCGTCGCGCTCCGTATCAGGAGGCATGCGGACACCGGAGATCCATCGCGACGTCGGCGCCTACGCACTCGGCGTACTGGACGCGGCCGATGCCTTCCGCTTCGAGGACCATCTCATGGACTGCCCCCACTGCACACTGCTGTTGGGGGATTTGAACGGACTGCGCGATCAGCTCGACGAGTACGCGCGGGGCACGTCGCCGCGCGTCGGCCCCTTCGTGTCACCGGGGCCCCAGCTGTTGCACCGGTTGCTCGAAGGGACGGCGACCCGGCGGCGGTTCAGCCGAAGACGGCGGCTGGCCCTGGTCGCGGCTGCGGTGGTGATCGCGGTGGGCGGACCGTTCGCGATCGTCGACTCGCGGGGTGGCGGCGGGAGTTCCCCGGACACGCCGGTCGCCGAGCGGTGGACGGCGACGGACCGCAGGACCGGGACGGCGGCCGTCGTGACGGCGGCGGAGCGGGGCTGGGGCACGGACGTGGCGCTGGAGCTGTCGACGTCGGTGGCGGTCGGGGTGTGCTCGCTGGTCGCCGTGGGCCTGGACGGGTCGGAGGAGACCGTGATGACGTGGGCGGGGCGCCCGGACGGCGACGGTCCGCTGGTCACCTGGGGCGGGGCGGCGCTGCGTCCGCCGGAGATCGACCGGTTCGAGGTGCGGACGTCGGACGGGCACCGGCTGATGACGGTACGGGGCGGGTGACCCGGGCCGTACGCGGGTGAGCCGGGCGGCGCGCGAGGACGGCCCGTCCAGGGGCCGGGCGGGTCCTACTTGAGGAAGCGGGACGTCCTGCGGTCGGCGAGCGGTTTGCCGCCGGTCTGGCAGGTCGGGCAGTACTGGAGCGAGGAGTCGGCGAAGGCGACCGACCTGATGGTGTCGCCGCACACCGGGCACGTCTCGCCCGCGCGGCCGTGCACCCGCAGTCCGCTCTTCTTCTCGGCCTTGAGCCGCCCGGCCGCCACCCCGCGCGAACGCTCGATCGCCGAGGTCAGCGTCGTGCGCATGGCGTCGTACAGCACGGTGGTCTCGTCCTCGGTCAGATTCTGCACCGGTTTGAAGGGGGACAGCTTCGCCGCGTGCAGGATCTCGTCGCTGTACGCGTTGCCGATGCCCGCGATCAGCCGCTGGTCGCGCAGGGCGCCCTTCAGCTGCCGCCGCTCCCCCGCGAGCAGCGCGGCGAGGGCGTCCCGGTCGAAGGCGTCGTCCAGCGGGTCGGGGCCGAGACTCGCGATGGCCGGTACCTCGAAGGGGTCCCGTACGAGATGGACGGCGAGCCGCTTGGTGGTGCCCGCCTCCGTCAGGTCGAAGCCGTCGCCGCCGGTGAGGACGGCCCGCAGCGCGAGCGGCCCCTTGCCGGGGCGCGGCGGGGCGGCGGGGAACTCGTCCTTCCAGCGCAGCCAGCCCGCGCGGGCCAGATGGATCGCCAGATGGAGGCAGCCCTCCGCGCCGGCCCCGGACCCGCCCGTGACGATGTCGAGCCATTTGCCGTGGCGCTCGACGGCCCGGACGGTGGTACCGGTGAGGGCGCCGAGCGGTGGGTCGTACGTCTTGAGGGCGTTGATCGTCAGGGGCAGGACGCGGGCGAACTCCTTGCCGACCAGCTGGCCGTCGAGGAACTCCCGCAGCGCTTCGACCTCGGGGACTTCCGGCATGCCTCCAGGGTGCCGCAGCGCCGGGGCGAACGCCCGGCGGCGGCGTGCCGGGCCGTGGCACGCCGCGCGCGGCGCACCGGGTCAGAGCCCGTAGACCGCCGTGGCCGTCGCGCCGAAGACCGCCCGGCGCTCGTTCTCGCTCAGGTCGGCGGTCAGGGTGCGGGTGACGTCCATGACCTCGGCGTACGAGGCGGCGAGCCGGCACACCGGCCAGTCCGAGCCGAACATCAGCCGGGCCGAGCCGAAGGCGTCGAGCACGGTCTCGGTGTACGGGCGCAGCGTCCGGGCCGACCAGGCGTCCCACGCCGCCTCGGTGACCATGCCGGAGACCTTGCAGACGACGTTCGGCCGCGCGGCGAGGGCCCGGATGTGGCCGGCCCAGGGGTCGAGGGCGCCGGTGGCGATGGGCGGTTTGCCGAGGTGGTCGAGGACGAAGGTCAGCTGGGGCAGCAGCGCGGCGGCGGCGGTCGCGGCCGGGAGCTGGTGCGGGAGGACGACCAGGTCGTACGCGAGCCCGGCGGCGGCCACCGCGGCCAGCCCGTCCTGTACGGCCGGGCGCAGCAGCCACTCGGGGTCGGGCTCGCCCTGGACCTGGTGGCGGATGCCGACGAGTTTGTCGCCGCCGGGCAGTTCACGGAGGGCGGCGAGGGTGTCGGCGATGCCGGGCGCGGTGAGGTCGGTCCAGCCGACGACGCCGGCGATCAGGTCGCTGCCGTCGGCGAGGGCGAGGAATTCGGGGGTCTCCTCGGGGACGGTGACCGTCTGGACGAGGACGGTGGCGCCGACGCCCGCCGCGTGGGCCTCCGGTGCCAGGTCGGCGACGCCGAAGTCGCGCCGGATGGGCGCCATGGCCGGGCCGGTGATCCAGTCCTGGTCCCGTACGGACAGGTCCCACACATGGTGGTGCGCGTCCACGACGGGTGCGGCGGGGACGGGCCTGCGGGGCGGCCGGGTGTGCGGGGCCGGTCCGGCGGGGGCTCCGTTCATCGGGCGCCGCCCTCCAGCAGTCCCTCGGCGCGCAGGTCGTCGAAGAGGGCGTCGGGGACCTGGCGCCCGTACATGTCGGCGGCGTCCCGTACCTCCTCGGCGGACCGCGTGCCGACGAGCACGCTGGCGACCGCCGGGTGGCGCAGCGGGTAGGCGAGGGCGGCGGCGCGCAGCGGTACGCCGTGCCGTTCGGCGACGGCCTTGATCCGCAGGGCGCGCTCCAGCAGCGCGGGCGGCGCGGCCGTGTAGTCGTACGTCGCGCCGGGGCGCGGGTCGGCGAGCAGCCCGGAGTTGAAGACACCGCCGACGATCACGCTCCGGCCGCGTGCGACGGCCTCGGGCAGCAGGTGGTCGAGGGCGGACTGGTCGAGGAGCGTGTGGCGGCCCGCGCAGAGGACGACGTCGATGTCCGTGTCCCGCAGGAAGCGGGTGAGCACGGCCGTCTGGTTCATCCCGGCGCCGATCGCTCCGACGACTCCTTCGGCGCGCAGCCGTTCCAGGGCGGGGTACGCCTGCCCGAACGCCTCGGCGACGTGCTGGTCGGGGTCGTGCAGGAAGACCGTCTCGACGTGGTCGGTGCCGAGCCGCTCCAGGCTCTCCTCGATGCTGCGGCGCACCCCGTCGGCGGTGAAGTCCCAGACCCGGCGGTGGGTCGCCGGCACGGCGAAACCGTTGGCCAGGTCGTCGCCCTCGGCGGCCGGCAGCGGCTCCAGCAGCCGGCCCACCTTGGTCGACAGGGTGTACTCGGCACGGGGCCGGGCGCTCAGGGCCTCGCCGAGGCGGCGTTCGGCGAGGCCGATGCCGTAGTGCGGGGCGGTGTCGAAGTAGCGGATGCCGGCGTCCCAGGCGGCGTCGACCGCCGCGGCGGCCTGCTCCGGTTCGACGGGGGTGTACAGATTGCCGATCCCGGCCGATCCGAAGGAGAGCTCGGACACGCCGATCTCGCCGCGTCCGAGGGTGTTCTGCCGCATTGCGCTGTGCCTCCCGACGTTGACACCCCAGAATATTCATCGGATGACTGGGTGGCGTCAACCGTTTTGAGTCAGCGAACTCCGACCCCGAACTGACCCGTGCGATCAGCCGGTCGGGGGCAGGAGCCTGCGCAGGCTCGCGCGTGTGCGCCGGGAGTTGTCGGACCTGTCACGGCACGTCCGCGCCGACGGCCCCCGTGGCCGCGACGGTCGGTCCGGGCACGGCGGGCTCGGATGCGGCGGATGCGGGTGAAGCGGGCGCGGATACGGCGGGCGCGGGCGCGACGGGGGCAGGTGCGGGTGCGAGGGGTGCGACGGGCACGGCGGGCGGGGGTGCGGGCGCGGCGGGCGCGGGCAGTTCCAGCAGCACGGTCAGCTCCTCGCCCATGTGCGCCGCCAGCCCGCCGAGATCGGGCACGGCCTTGCCGTCCGCGACGAGACCGACATGGACCCGGCCGCCGTACGTCGTCAGCCCCACGGCCAGCGACTGGCCCCGCGCCAGCGGCGCCATCGGGTAGATCTCGCGCAGCGGGCAGCCGCCGAAGGAGAGCGTCGCGCCCGGCAGCGGCACGCTCGTCACCAGCACGTCGAACAGGACCCGGGCGGCACTGCCCGCGAGCGGCGCGCCGAGGCGGTGCGCCAGCGGGTGGAGCTGCCCGGCGAGTACGGCCACCGCCCCGGCGCCGCGCGAGGGCCCCTCCTTCTTGTTGCGGTCCATGGCCTGCCGTACGGAGGTCAGCCGGGTCAGCGGGTCCGGCTCGGAGACCGGCAGGCCGAGGAGGTACGCGGAGAGCACGTTGCCGGAGCCGGCGGCGGCGCCCGCGCTCCGGCGGACCTGGCTCGGCCGCCGCCCGGAGACGGGCACCAGGGCGCGCGGGTCGGTGCGCGGGGCGCGGTCCGGCAGCCGTTCGCCGCGCTCCAGCATCCAGCGCCGCAGGGCGCCCGCGACGGTGGCGAGCAGCACGTCGTTGACGGTGCCGCCATGGGTCTTGCGCACCCGCCGCACGTCGTCCAGCGCGAGGACGGCCGTGGCCAGTCTCCGGGTGCCGCTGGAGCCCGCCATGAGCGCGGGCGTACCGCGCAGGTCGAGCCGGCTGGCGCGGACGACGGAGGCGCCGATGCCCAGGGCCCTGCGCAGCTCGCCGAGGCGGTCGCGCGCCCGGTCGGCCACCTGTCCGGGGCCGGCCGGCCAGGTGCGGGGCTGCGCGGGGCGGGCCCGGTGGGTGCCGGTGGCGCGGGCGTCGGCGATCTGGTCGAAGATCCCGGCGCCGATGGCGACGGCGCGCATGCCGTCGGCGAGGGCGTGGTGCATCTTCACCAGGACGGCGAAGCGCCGGCTCGGCGGTGCGCCGCCGGGGGTGAGGAGGTACATCTCCCAGGGCGGGATCCCGCGCTCCAGCGGACGTTCCATGAGTTCCCCGGCGAGCCGGGCGGTCTCCTCGGCGAAGTCTCCGGGCGGCAGCTCCAGGCGCCTGACGTGGCGGCGTACGTCGAAGTCCTCGTCCACGCTCCACGCGGCGCCGCCCACGGGCAGCAGCACGTCCCGCACGACCGTCCGGAGCCGGGGGACGGCCGCCGTGCGGCCGGCGAGCAGCTCCAGGAGCGCCTCGTCGCCGACGGCGCCCGGCGCCGCGCCGGGGGCGCCGGGCGGCGGTGTCCCGAAGACGGCGAGCGCGCCGAGGTGCATCGGGTGCTCCGGGGATTCGAGATGCCAGAAGGCCAGGTCGAGAGGTGCCAGCAGCTCGGTGGTCACGGGGGCCTCATGTCTTGGGAAGGGATGCCGGAGACAGCAAGTCAATCGCCCACGGTCCGTTACGGTCAAGGACGGACGACTTACGCTCAGTTAGCGTCACTGTAATGCCGCGCACCTGTCACGGACCGCTCAGCCGTCCTGCTCCGGACGGTCCGCCGGGTCCATGAGATCCGCGAGGCCCGCCAGATCCACGGCGTCGACCGGGCTCACCGGGTGCGCGTATTCCCCAGGACCGGCGGGGCCGGCGTCCTCCGCCGGGTCCTCGATCACGAACTCGGTCCACACGCACTTGCCGCTCCCCCGCGAGTCCACACCCCACTCGTCGGCCAGCACGTCCACCAGGACCAGCCCCCGCCCGGAGACACCCGTCTCCCCCGCGTCCCTGATCCGGGGCAGCGCGCTGGAGCCGTCCTCGACCTCCAGCCGCAGCCGCCGCTCCGCGCCCGGCAGCACCCGTACGATCACGGTCGCGCCCCCCTCGGTGTGGGTCAGCGCGTTGGTCATCAGCTCGTCGGCGACCAGTTCGACATCGTCCGACCTGCCCTGCGCGCCCCACGCCCGGACCGCCGCCCGGACCATGTGGCGCGCGGAGGACAGCGCCTCGGGGTCGTCCGGCCCGACCTGCTGCCGGAGCCTGCCGGCGGTCCGGCCCGGGTCCGCGCCCCGGCGGCGCAGCAGCAGGACGGCGACGTCGTCGTCGCCGCCCCGGTCGTCCACCATCGCGCACAGCTGGTCGGCCAGGTCCTGGAGGTCGCGCGGGCCGTTGGTGATCACGTCGGTCAGCCGCCGCATGCCCTCGTCCAGATCGGCGCCGGGCATCTCGACCAGTCCGTCGGTGTAGAGGACGAGGGTCTGGCCGGGGTCCAGTTCGACGGTGTTCACGGGGTAGTCGAGCTGGTCGAACTCGGCGGAGAGACCCAGCGGCAGCCCGCCCTCGGCCGGGACCCGGCGGCAGCCGCCGTCGGTGTCCCGGATCATCGGGTCGACGTGCCCGGCCCGGACCAGCCGGACGACACCGGTGCTCAGGTCGGCCTCCGCGTAGACGCAGGTCGCGAAGCGGTCGGTGTCGAGCGCGTGCAGGAAGACGGAGGCGCGTGCCATCACCGTGGCCGGGGTGTGGCCCTCGGCCGCGTACGCCCGGAGCACGATCCGCAGCTGTCCCATCACGGCGGCGGCGTCGGTGTCGTGGCCCTGGACGTCGCCGATGACGGCCCCGACCCGGCCGCCCGGCAGCGGGACGATGTCGTAC
Above is a window of Streptomyces sp. NBC_01498 DNA encoding:
- a CDS encoding sigma-70 family RNA polymerase sigma factor, with the translated sequence MTTATATATTDERALTELQRDHGPALFHFLLGLTYGDRQRAEDLLQETLVRAWQHPEAFEGPYESMRPWLFTVGRRLAIDARRSRLARPAEVSDGILAGTPDPHDITETSAAVLDVREAVRSLSPEHRAVLAQIYFKGLSVVEAAHALGIPTGTVKSRSFYALRALGRSLPGYHRSPSSRSARSAAPSATSA
- a CDS encoding sodium/solute symporter translates to MVATVLVGGFGLRISRTTSDFYVASRTVRPGLNAAAISGEYLSAASFLGIAGLLLLHGPDMLWYPVGYTAGYLVLLLFVAAPLRRSGAYTLPDFAEGRLESRPARRVVSALVVGAGWLYLVPQLQGAGLTLEILTGAPNWFGAVLVAVVVVVAVAAGGMRSITFVQAFQYWLKLTALLVPAIFLLLAWQGDGRPPIDFDLTEMSSRADHPLYATYGLIVATFLGTMGLPHVVVRFYTSPNGRAARRTTVGVLALIGGFYLLPPVYGALGRLYAPGPALGPDADAAVLLLPDLVIGGTAGDLLGALVAGGAFAAFLSTASGLTMAVAGVLTQDVLPARGVRHFRLATVLAILVPLGGSLTVSGMPVADAVAMAFAVSASSFCPLLVLGIWWRRLTPPGAIAGLLLGGGSALVAIGITVSGAVRTGWPHALLAWPAVWSVPVGFLAMILVSLATRSRIPQGTRAAMTRFHLPEDLTPRARGGSR
- a CDS encoding amidohydrolase family protein — translated: MNGAPAGPAPHTRPPRRPVPAAPVVDAHHHVWDLSVRDQDWITGPAMAPIRRDFGVADLAPEAHAAGVGATVLVQTVTVPEETPEFLALADGSDLIAGVVGWTDLTAPGIADTLAALRELPGGDKLVGIRHQVQGEPDPEWLLRPAVQDGLAAVAAAGLAYDLVVLPHQLPAATAAAALLPQLTFVLDHLGKPPIATGALDPWAGHIRALAARPNVVCKVSGMVTEAAWDAWSARTLRPYTETVLDAFGSARLMFGSDWPVCRLAASYAEVMDVTRTLTADLSENERRAVFGATATAVYGL
- a CDS encoding LytR/AlgR family response regulator transcription factor: MLRVLAVDDEQPALEELLYLLRADPRVRSAEGATSATEALRRIGAALDAGPDDPAAVDVVFLDIHMAGLTGLDVARLLAGFAEPPLIVFVTAHEGFAVHAFDLKAVDYVLKPVRRERLAEAVRRVAELAGERGPVVDTSADQIPVELGGVTRFVPVADIVYAEAQGDYARLHTDTGSHLVRIPLTTLEERWRSRGFVRIHRRHLVALARIDELRLDAGAMSVRVGDAELAVSRRHARAVRDLLMRLPGR
- a CDS encoding zf-HC2 domain-containing protein, whose product is MRTPEIHRDVGAYALGVLDAADAFRFEDHLMDCPHCTLLLGDLNGLRDQLDEYARGTSPRVGPFVSPGPQLLHRLLEGTATRRRFSRRRRLALVAAAVVIAVGGPFAIVDSRGGGGSSPDTPVAERWTATDRRTGTAAVVTAAERGWGTDVALELSTSVAVGVCSLVAVGLDGSEETVMTWAGRPDGDGPLVTWGGAALRPPEIDRFEVRTSDGHRLMTVRGG
- a CDS encoding zf-HC2 domain-containing protein; translated protein: MARSAGSDSGPEAMVTGEAGGDPHVRSRLGAYALGALTPEEDRLIAGHLDGCARCAAAYAEVADGAALLALLDEGDLW
- a CDS encoding aldo/keto reductase, yielding MRQNTLGRGEIGVSELSFGSAGIGNLYTPVEPEQAAAAVDAAWDAGIRYFDTAPHYGIGLAERRLGEALSARPRAEYTLSTKVGRLLEPLPAAEGDDLANGFAVPATHRRVWDFTADGVRRSIEESLERLGTDHVETVFLHDPDQHVAEAFGQAYPALERLRAEGVVGAIGAGMNQTAVLTRFLRDTDIDVVLCAGRHTLLDQSALDHLLPEAVARGRSVIVGGVFNSGLLADPRPGATYDYTAAPPALLERALRIKAVAERHGVPLRAAALAYPLRHPAVASVLVGTRSAEEVRDAADMYGRQVPDALFDDLRAEGLLEGGAR
- a CDS encoding sensor histidine kinase — translated: MSGAALALLTVLALLPLAGGYLLGLRTGRARPDRTSDVGTPVEHATFETLHTASLAAPPLRAGLTEESAGKAARRLRSLLGTDALCLTDRDRVLVWDGLGAHHAKHVMDHVKPLLASGRDTAFASGCGDLDCPLRWGVAVPLTVDHRVLGTLVAYAPRESAVLARAAGEVARWVCVQLELAELDRSRTQLIEAEIKALRAQISPHFIFNSLAAIASFVRTDPERARELLLEFADFTRYSFRRHGDFTTLADELHSIDQYLALVRARFGERLSVTLQVAPEVLPVAMPFLCLQPLVENAVKHGLEGRITMSRITISALDAGAEAEVVIEDDGVGMDPERLREILRGDGGPSTGIGLLNVDERLRQVYGDDYGLVIETGVGAGMRITVRIPKYRAGVHGS
- a CDS encoding Fpg/Nei family DNA glycosylase, translating into MPEVPEVEALREFLDGQLVGKEFARVLPLTINALKTYDPPLGALTGTTVRAVERHGKWLDIVTGGSGAGAEGCLHLAIHLARAGWLRWKDEFPAAPPRPGKGPLALRAVLTGGDGFDLTEAGTTKRLAVHLVRDPFEVPAIASLGPDPLDDAFDRDALAALLAGERRQLKGALRDQRLIAGIGNAYSDEILHAAKLSPFKPVQNLTEDETTVLYDAMRTTLTSAIERSRGVAAGRLKAEKKSGLRVHGRAGETCPVCGDTIRSVAFADSSLQYCPTCQTGGKPLADRRTSRFLK